The following coding sequences lie in one Glycine soja cultivar W05 chromosome 16, ASM419377v2, whole genome shotgun sequence genomic window:
- the LOC114389973 gene encoding F-box protein At1g30790-like, with protein MAAFSWDQLFEVFSCLPAKAIHRFKCTSKTLAKLLEETCFASKQAQNSMKKDDTCFFLQQETPHYNEKVEVELHPLPGNQLSSGVSHDVLRFLSNSTRVLASTKGLILCNHATSHTPIELFICNPSTKTWLPIPTPKEVQKRYDAADPTMLLLESSYDGCDDDYMVFHLELESTTDWSSNYACKIFKPKEGSWKTMETSFFVGGRNMKFNMPVCCNRAIHFISDCGPYLTKRSCFFNPYVMSYNLESGTSTMLRVPKDARRGSHDSSCDMRIFIWGKAYTAQCSICLVRLRKSVFTVWILTDYEPSRWLRILKVRTKGMGLREENPKITGFAVMNGDLLVFATETRVYSYGLTEENYMRVEEICQHRFQSNVCFTSYLDTLRFCGRGAESVPF; from the coding sequence ATGGCTGCATTCTCCTGGGACCAGTTATTTGaggttttttcttgtttacctGCCAAAGCCATTCATAGGTTCAAATGCACAAGCAAAACACTGGCCAAGCTTCTTGAAGAAACCTGTTTTGCATCAAAGCAAGCTCAGAACTCAATGAAGAAGGATGATACATGTTTCTTCCTTCAACAAGAGACCCCTCATTACAATGAAAAAGTTGAAGTTGAGTTGCATCCATTACCCGGAAACCAATTGTCTTCTGGCGTGTCCCATGATGTTCTGAGATTCTTGTCTAACTCAACAAGAGTCTTGGCTTCCACTAAAGGGTTGATTCTTTGTAATCACGCCACGAGCCACACACCAATTGAACTCTTCATTTGTAACCCATCAACAAAAACTTGGTTACCCATTCCCACCCCGAAGGAAGTTCAAAAAAGATATGATGCTGCTGATCCCACAATGCTGTTGCTAGAATCTTCCTACGATGGCTGTGATGATGATTACATGGTATTTCACCTTGAACTTGAAAGCACAACAGATTGGTCCTCAAATTATGCCTGCAAGATTTTCAAGCCTAAGGAAGGTTCGTGGAAAACAATGGAAACAAGTTTCTTTGTAGGTGGCAGGAACATGAAGTTTAACATGCCTGTGTGTTGTAACAGGGCAATCCACTTCATTTCTGATTGTGGTCCTTATCTGACTAAAAGGAGCTGCTTTTTTAACCCCTATGTCATGTCTTACAATCTAGAGAGTGGCACCTCAACAATGCTAAGGGTGCCAAAAGATGCTAGAAGGGGCTCCCATGATTCAAGTTGTGACATGAGAATTTTCATTTGGGGAAAGGCTTACACAGCTCAATGCTCCATATGTTTGGTGAGGCTAAGAAAATCTGTCTTCACTGTTTGGATCTTGACAGATTATGAACCAAGCAGATGGTTGAGAATTCTCAAGGTAAGAACAAAAGGAATGGGCTTGAGGGAGGAAAATCCTAAAATAACCGGATTCGCGGTTATGAATGGTGATCTCCTAGTTTTTGCAACTGAAACAAGGGTCTATAGCTATGGTTTAACAGAGGAAAACTATATGAGGGTTGAGGAAATCTGCCAACACAGATTCCAATCTAATGTCTGCTTTACTTCATACTTAGATACCCTTCGGTTCTGTGGGCGTGGTGCTGAAAGTGTGCCTTTTTAA
- the LOC114389233 gene encoding tryptophan aminotransferase-related protein 4-like codes for MAKRTSPIYIGFVIVLCASSMFVICMGEWESTWSTRAAEEAEAVAAIPCSGHGRAYLDGLILKGHEPVCECNPCYGGSDCSNLLSDCAANAGSGDPYFLEPFWMQHAASSAILVSGWHRMGYSYSDESYISQLLVEYIKKLHAIVGNAATEGRYIVFGSGSTQLLNAAVHALSPSSSVSPAKVVATAPYYPVYRAQTQFFNSRDFSYEGDTSLWKNSTDSNSRFIEFVTSPNNPDGKLNKGVLKGPNVKTIYDRAYYWPHFTAIPSPADDDLMLFTISKLTGHAGSRFGWAIIKDEAVYQTMLTYLQLNTFGVSRDAQLRALKLLDVVLEGDGKELFQFAYSTLKDRWRRLKQIISESKRFSLQNLSPQYCTFFKRVKDPSPAYAWLKCERQQDKNCYEILEAAGIIGRQGSDYSADNRYLRLSLIRSEDDFEILINKLKNLVPTEKETKDFNN; via the exons ATGGCCAAAAGAACAAGTCCGATTTACATAGGATTCGTGATTGTATTGTGTGCCTCAAGCATGTTTGTAATTTGTATGGGAGAATGGGAATCAACTTGGAGCACAAGAGCTGCAGAAGAAGCTGAGGCTGTGGCAGCAATACCATGCTCAGGACATGGAAGAGCCTACTTAGATGGTCTTATTCTAAAAGGGCATGAGCCTGTTTGTGAGTGCAATCCATGTTATGGTGGATCTGATTGCTCCAACTTATTATCTGATTGTGCTGCCAATGCTGGAAG TGGAGACCCATATTTTTTGGAGCCATTTTGGATGCAACATGCAGCAAGTAGCGCGATTTTAGTATCAGGATGGCACAGAATGGGATATTCTTATAGTGATGAATCATACATCTCACAACTATTGGTTGAGTACATAAAAAAACTTCACGCCATCGTTGGGAATGCAGCCACTGAAGGCAGGTACATTGTTTTTGGAAGTGGCTCAACGCAACTCCTCAATGCTGCTGTTCATGCCTTGTCTCCCAGTTCTTCAGTGTCTCCGGCAAAAGTGGTAGCCACAGCACCATATTATCCC GTGTATAGAGCACAGACACAATTTTTCAATTCTAGAGATTTTAGTTATGAAGGAGACACGTCCTTGTGGAAAAACAGCACAGATAGCAACTCTAGATTTATTGAGTTTGTGACTTCACCAAACAATCCCGATGGAAAGTTGAACAAGGGAGTTCTCAAAGGCCCTAATGTCAAAACCATTTATGATCGAGCCTATTATTGGCCACATTTCACTGCTATTCCTTCACCAGCTGATGATGATCTAATGCTGTTTACAATTTCCAAGCTCACAGGCCATGCTGGGAGTAGATTTGG ATGGGCAATAATAAAGGATGAGGCAGTATATCAAACGATGTTGACATATTTGCAATTGAACACCTTTGGAGTTTCCCGTGACGCTCAGCTGAGAGCTTTAAAGCTTTTGGACGTGGTTCTTGAAGGAGATGGAAAAGAATTATTCCAGTTTGCATATTCAACCTTGAAAGATCGTTGGAGGAGGTTGAAACAAATCATATCTGAATCAAAACGGTTTTCTCTACAGAATTTGTCTCCCCAATACTGTACCTTTTTCAAGAGGGTCAAAGATCCTTCGCCAG CATACGCTTGGTTAAAGTGTGAGAGACAACAAGACAAGAATTGCTATGAAATCCTTGAAGCTGCTGGCATCATTGGCCGTCAAGGCAGTGACTATAGTGCTGATAATCGTTACCTGCGTCTCAGTCTCATTAGGAGCGAAGATGATTTTGAGATACTAATAAACAAGCTTAAAAATCTAGTTCCAACGGAAAAGGAAACCAAGGATTTTAACAACTAG
- the LOC114389613 gene encoding putative pentatricopeptide repeat-containing protein At1g12700, mitochondrial, with amino-acid sequence MSFSFSLSRRLSSSPSLSIPTFPPSLPNPTFTLCFHSQPPSIENVVDDAVSQFNRMLLVRRTPPIIEFGKILGYLVKMEHYPTAIPLFRQMEVKGIEPNLVTLSILINCFCHLGQMAFSFSVLAKILKLGYQPDTITLTTLLKGLCLKGEVKKSLHFHDKVVAQGFQMNQVSYGILLNGLCKIGETRCAIKLLRKIEDRSIRPDVVMYSTIIDSLCKDKLVNEAYDFYSEMDARGIFPDVITYTTLICGFCLASQLMGAFSLLNEMILKNINPDVHTFSILIDALCKEGKVKEAKNLLAVMMKEGVKPNVVTYNTLMDGYCLVGEVQNTKQILHAMVQTGVNPNVRSYTIMINGLCKSKRMDEAMNLLREMLYKDMIPDTVTYSSLIDGFCKSGRITSALNLLKEMHHRGQPADVVTYNSLLDGLCKNQNLEKATALFMKMKERGIQPNKYTYTALIDGLCKGGRLKNAQKLFQNLLVKGCRINVWTYNVMISGLCKEGMFDEALAMKSKMEENGCIPDAVTFEIIIRSLFVKDQNDKAEKLLHEMIAKGLLPFRDFHGERSPVTNKVIVNFHGHC; translated from the exons ATgtcattctcattctcattgtcAAGAAGGTTAAGCTCTTCTCCCTCTCTTTCCATTcccacctttcctccttctcttcCAAACCCCACTTTCACTCTTTGCTTTCACTCTCAGCCTCCAtccattgaaaatgttgttGATGATGCTGTTTCCCAGTTCAATCGCATGCTCCTTGTGCGTCGTACCCCACCCATCATTGAATTTGGCAAGATTTTAGGATACCTTGTAAAGATGGAGCATTATCCTACTGCCATTCCCCTTTTTAGACAAATGGAAGTCAAAGGAATTGAGCCAAATCTTGTTACTTTGAGCATCCTCATCAATTGTTTCTGCCACTTGGGCCAAAtggccttttctttttctgtattggccaaaattctaaaattaggTTATCAGCCGGATACCATAACCTTGACTACACTCCTGAAAGGTCTATGTCTCAAAGGTGAGGTCAAGAAATCACTGCACTTTCATGACAAGGTCGTAGCACAAGGATTTCAGATGAACCAGGTTAGTTACGGGATCCTGCTCAATGGACTATGTAAAATAGGAGAAACTAGATGCGCCATCAAGTTGCTGAGAAAGATTGAAGACAGATCAATTAGGCCTGATGTGGTAATGTACAGCACAATCATTGATAGCTTATGCAAAGATAAACTTGTAAACGAGGCTTATGATTTTTATTCTGAAATGGATGCTAGAGGAATTTTCCCTGATGTTATCACTTACACTACTCTAATATGTGGCTTTTGCCTTGCCAGTCAGTTAATGGGAGCATTCagtttattaaatgaaatgatATTGAAGAACATCAACCCGGATGTTCATACCTTTAGTATATTGATTGATGCATTATGTAAAGAAGGAAAGGTGAAAGAAGCCAAAAATTTATTAGctgtgatgatgaaagaaggagTAAAACCTAATGTTGTTACTTATAATACTTTAATGGATGGATATTGTTTAGTTGGTGAAGTGCAGAATACAAAACAGATATTACACGCCATGGTCCAAACGGGAGTAAATCCTAATGTTCGTAGCTACACTATAATGATTAATGGATTATGTAAGAGTAAAAGGATGGATGAGGCCATGAATCTCCTAAGAGAAATGCTGTATAAAGATATGATTCCTGATACAGTGACATACAGTTCTCTTATTGATGGTTTCTGTAAATCAGGGAGAATTACTTCTGCTTTGAATCTTTTGAAGGAGATGCACCACAGAGGTCAACCAGCTGATGTAGTCACCTACAATTCCTTGTTAGATGGTTTATGCAAAAACCAAAACCTTGAAAAGGCAACTGCACTATTCATGAAAATGAAGGAGCGGGGAATTCAGCCAAATAAGTACACATACACGGCACTTATTGATGGATTATGTAAAGGTGGAAGACTTAAGAATGCacaaaaactttttcaaaatctCTTAGTTAAAGGCTGTCGTATAAATGTCTGGACATATAATGTGATGATCAGTGGGCTTTGTAAAGAGGGCATGTTTGATGAAGCATTGGCCATGAAGTCAAAAATGGAAGAGAATGGTTGCATCCCCGATGCTGTAacttttgaaattattattcGTTCTCTTTTTGTGAAGGATCAAAATGATAAGGCCGAGAAACTTCTGCATGAAATGATTGCTAAAGGCCTATTACCTTTTAGGGATTTTCATGGTGAGCGATCTCCAGTTACAAATAAAGTTATTGTGAATTTTCATG GTCATTGCTGA
- the LOC114389607 gene encoding tryptophan aminotransferase-related protein 4-like, translating to MVKETSPVNLAFILILLCASNVFVCRGEWEPTWSSRAAEEAEAVAAIPCSGHGRAYLDGLILKGHEPVCECNPCYGGSDCSKLLSDCAANAGSGDPYFMEPFWMRHAAGSAILVSGWHRMGYSYSDGSYISQLLVEYIKKLHGIVGNAITEGKYIVFGSGSTQLLNAAVYALSPNSSMSPAKVVATAPYYPVYRTQTQFFNSRDFSYEGETSSWKNKTDKNSIFIEFVTSPNNPDGKLTKEVLEGPNVKSIYDRAYYWPHFTAIPSPADDDLMIFTISKLTGHAGSRFGWAIVKDEAVYEKMLTYMDMNTMGVSREAQLRALKLLDVALEGDGKEIFQFAYSTMRDRWIRLKEIISKTKRFSLQKISSQYCTFFKRDRDASPAYAWLKCERQQDNNCYEILEAAGINGREGSLYSADNRYVRLSLIRSQDDFEILINKLKILVSKE from the exons ATGGTCAAAGAAACAAGTCCAGTGAATTTAgcattcattttaatattattatgtgcATCAAACGTGTTTGTTTGTAGGGGAGAATGGGAGCCAACTTGGAGCAGTAGAGCTGCAGAAGAAGCAGAGGCTGTGGCAGCCATACCATGCTCAGGACATGGAAGAGCCTACTTAGATGGTCTTATTCTAAAAGGCCATGAACCTGTTTGTGAGTGCAATCCATGCTACGGTGGATCTGATTGCTCCAAGTTATTATCTGATTGTGCTGCTAATGCTGGAAG TGGGGATCCATATTTTATGGAGCCATTTTGGATGCGACATGCAGCAGGTAGTGCCATTTTAGTATCAGGATGGCATAGAATGGGTTATTCTTATAGTGATGGATCATACATCTCACAACTATTGGTTGAGTACATAAAAAAACTTCATGGCATCGTTGGGAATGCAATCACCGAAGGAAAGTACATCGTATTTGGAAGTGGCTCAACTCAACTTCTCAATGCTGCTGTTTATGCCTTGTCTCCCAACTCTTCAATGTCTCCAGCAAAAGTCGTAGCCACAGCACCATATTACCCG GTATATCGAACACAGACACAATTTTTCAATTCTAGGGATTTTAGTTATGAAGGAGAAACATCCTCGTGGAAAAACAAGACAGATAAAAACTCTATATTTATTGAGTTTGTTACTTCACCGAACAATCCAGATGGAAAATTGACTAAGGAAGTTCTTGAAGGTCCTAATGTAAAATCCATTTATGATCGAGCCTACTATTGGCCACATTTCACTGCTATTCCTTCACCAGCAGACGATGATCTTATGATATTTACAATTTCTAAGCTCACAGGCCATGCTGGGAGTAGATTTGG atgGGCAATTGTAAAAGATGAGGCAGTATATGAAAAGATGTTGACATATATGGATATGAACACCATGGGAGTTTCCCGTGAGGCTCAGCTGAGAGCTTTAAAGCTTTTGGACGTGGCTCTTGAAGGAGATGGAAAAGAAATATTCCAATTTGCATATTCAACCATGAGAGATCGTTGgataaggttgaaagaaatcatATCTAAAACAAAACGGTTTTCTCTACAGAAAATTTCTTCCCAATACTGCACCTTTTTCAAGAGGGACAGAGACGCTTCACCAG CTTACGCTTGGTTAAAGTGTGAGAGACAACAAGACAATAATTGCTATGAAATCCTTGAAGCTGCTGGCATCAATGGCCGTGAAGGAAGTCTCTATAGTGCCGATAATCGTTACGTGCGTCTCAGTCTCATTAGGAGCCAAGATGATTTTGAGATACTCATAAACAAGCTCAAAATTCTTGTTTCTAAGGAATAG
- the LOC114389974 gene encoding protein unc-13 homolog: MGLHARRYDSATGTVPPLSPTIFIPPPQLLHHHDPYPNSLFDQSYNAGSHNRHESLPGPSFLPLSPPPTTVHSRRDSYPGPFPSPTFTESDSLLLPSTSSPSINHYYHRELYYPTSKRRLCLYDKDSNLAWPFGELEGLDHDDIRETAYEIFFTACRSSPGFGGQSPITFYSKHDACNGDGRSLPVSQTSRVKQALGLRMLRSSLSRRIMVSAPASPVTERSPRSQAVPRRTVTMAEVMRLQMGVSEQSDSRLRKTLMRTLVGQLGRQAETIILPLELLRHLKPSEFNDSHEYHLWQKRQLKFLEVGLLLHPSIPIQKTNTFAMNLKEIIRSAEFKPLDTGKNSDTMRTFSNSVASLSMRSPDDTPTNVCHWANGYPVNIHLYISLLQSIFDLRDETSVLDEVDEQLGLIKKTWSTLGINRPIHNVCFTWVMFQQYVETGQIEPDLLCASHTLLNEVANDAKKERESLYIEILKSVLSSLQEWADKRFLNYHEYFQGGDIGQIENLLPVVLLASKILGDVTNSEERQEKGEKTRANSSEGRIDDYICSSLKNAFEKMMEAANAKSAESETKKEIGEVMLQLAQETEYLALKERQNYSPILKKWNTIAGAVAALTLNNCYGHLLKQYLSEMTTSITVEVVLVLQRAKILEDVLVQMVVEDSADCEDGGKTVVREMVPFEVESTIMIRIRKWIDESLHKGKECLQRAKESEAWNPKSKSEPYAKSAVELMNLAKKIVQEFFQIPIPITEVLVQELADGLQKIFREYTMFVAACGLKENYIPSLPPLTRCNRNSKFHKLWKIASPCSVSCEDPHIYGIYEANHPHSCTSRGTQRLYIRLNTLHYLLSHIPSLDKSLSLTPGVVPSNRHCFTSSDKTHSNRTSYFETTNTTILAACQHVSEVASYRLTFFDTNPFFYDSLYVGDVANARISQLLTILKHNIKLMTAILTERAQAPAAKEVMKASFDAFLTVLLAGGTTRVFNESDHESIREDFDSLKQLFCSFGEELIAETEVEKAAEIVEGVMALMGMSTEQLMENLSTLSNETSGIGVIGNAQKLPMPPTTGKWNRADPNTILRVLCYRNDRTASNFLKRTFQIAKRR; the protein is encoded by the exons ATGGGTCTCCACGCCCGCCGTTACGACTCTGCTACCGGCACCGTCCCTCCGCTCTCCCCCACCATCTTCATCCCCCCTCCCCAGCTCCTCCACCACCATGATCCCTACCCTAATTCCCTCTTTGATCAGTCCTACAACGCTGGTAGCCACAACCGCCACGAATCGCTCCCCGGCCCCTCCTTCCTTCCCCTCTCGCCGCCTCCGACCACTGTTCATTCCCGCCGCGACTCCTACCCCGGCCCCTTCCCTTCCCCCACATTCACTGAATCTGATTCCCTCCTCCTTCCTTCAACCTCATCACCGTCCATCAACCACTATTATCATCGTGAGCTTTATTATCCTACCAGCAAACGCAG GTTGTGTCTCTATGACAAGGACAGCAACCTCGCCTGGCCATTTGGCGAGCTTGAAGGTCTCGACCATGATGACATAAGGGAAACTGCCTATGAAATCTTCTTCACGGCGTGCCGGTCCTCACCGGGGTTCGGCGGCCAAAGCCCGATCACGTTTTATTCTAAGCATGATGCATGCAATGGCGATGGGAGGAGCCTGCCGGTGTCCCAGACAAGTAGGGTGAAGCAAGCGCTTGGGCTGAGGATGCTGAGAAGCTCCTTGTCTCGGAGGATAATGGTGTCGGCACCGGCATCGCCGGTGACTGAGCGGAGTCCTCGGTCTCAGGCCGTGCCACGGAGGACCGTGACAATGGCGGAGGTTATGAGGCTGCAGATGGGGGTGTCGGAGCAGAGCGATAGCCGGCTGAGGAAAACACTCATGAGGACGCTTGTTGGCCAA CTTGGCCGACAAGCAGAAACTATCATTCTCCCTTTGGAACTCCTTCGCCACCTAAAGCCTTCAGAGTTCAATGATTCCCATGAGTACCATTTGTGGCAAAAGAGGCAGCTCAAGTTCCTTGAAGTAGGTCTCCTCTTGCACCCTTCAATTCCCATACAAAAGACCAACACCTTTGCCATGAACCTTAAGGAAATTATACGTAGCGCCGAATTCAAACCTTTAGACACTGGCAAAAACTCAGACACCATGAGAACCTTCAGCAACTCTGTGGCTTCCTTATCAATGAGAAGCCCTGATGATACTCCCACCAATGTTTGCCACTGGGCTAATGGATACCCAGTGAACATTCACCTCTACATTTCCCTCCTTCAGTCCATTTTTGATCTAAGGGATGAGACATCAGTGCTTGATGAAGTGGATGAGCAACTTGGTCTGATAAAGAAAACATGGTCAACACTGGGGATCAATAGGCCAATCCACAATGTGTGTTTCACATGGGTGATGTTTCAACAATATGTAGAAACTGGGCAGATAGAACCTGACCTTCTTTGTGCCTCACATACATTATTGAATGAGGTGGCAAATGATGctaagaaagaaagggagtCCTTGTATATTGAGATATTGAAATCTGTCCTCAGTTCACTGCAAGAGTGGGCAGATAAAAGGTTTCTTAACTACCATGAGTATTTTCAGGGAGGTGATATTGGACAAATTGAAAACCTTCTCCCTGTGGTGTTATTAGCATCCAAGATTTTGGGAGATGTTACAAATTCTGAAGAAAGgcaagaaaaaggagaaaaaactaGAGCGAATTCCTCTGAGGGCCGGATTGATGACTATATCTGTTCTTCCTTGaaaaatgcttttgaaaag ATGATGGAAGCAGCAAATGCCAAATCTGCTGAGTctgaaacaaagaaagaaataggTGAAGTTATGCTTCAATTAGCTCAGGAAACTGAATATTTGGCATTGAAAGAGAGACAAAATTATAGTCCAATTTTGAAGAAATGGAACACAATAGCTGGTGCAGTAGCAGCATTGACACTGAACAATTGCTATGGACATTTGCTAAAGCAGTATTTAAGTGAAATGACCACATCTATAACAGTTGAGGTAGTTTTAGTACTGCAGAGGGCTAAAATTCTAGAAGATGTTTTGGTTCAAATGGTAGTTGAAGACTCAGCTGATTGTGAGGATGGTGGCAAAACAGTAGTGAGAGAGATGGTTCCATTTGAAGTTGAGTCAACCATAATGATCCGTATTAGAAAATGGATAGATGAATCACTGCACAAAGGAAAAGAGTGTTTGCAGAGAGCAAAAGAATCTGAA GCATGGAATCCAAAATCTAAATCAGAGCCATATGCAAAATCAGCTGTAGAGCTTATGAATTTGGCCAAGAAGATTGTGCAAGAATTCTTTCAAATTCCAATACCAATAACTGAAGTTTTAGTTCAAGAACTTGCTGATGGATTACAAAAAATCTTCCGGGAGTACACAATGTTTGTTGCTGCATGCG GTTTGAAAGAGAACTACATTCCGTCTCTTCCCCCACTGACCAGGTGCAACAGGAATTCAAAGTTCCACAAGCTGTGGAAGATAGCTAGCCCCTGCAGTGTTAGTTGTGAAGATCCACACATATATGGAATATATGAAGCTAATCATCCTCACTCATGCACAAGCCGTGGAACACAGCGCCTCTACATTCGTCTCAACACCTTACACTACCTCCTTTCTCATATCCCCTCACTTGACAAATCACTCTCCCTGACCCCAGGAGTTGTTCCTTCTAACCGTCACTGTTTCACAAGCAGCGACAAGACTCATAGTAACAGAACTTCATACTTTGAAACCACCAACACCACCATCCTAGCAGCCTGCCAGCATGTCTCAGAAGTTGCTTCCTACCGTCTCACGTTCTTTGACACAAACCCTTTTTTCTATGACAGCCTCTATGTTGGCGATGTAGCCAATGCTAGGATTAGCCAATTATTGACAATTCTCAAGCATAACATCAAATTAATGACAGCAATTCTGACAGAAAGAGCTCAAGCACCGGCTGCGAAGGAAGTTATGAAGGCCTCCTTCGATGCATTCCTCACAGTTTTGCTTGCTGGTGGAACCACCAGGGTGTTCAATGAATCAGATCATGAAAGTATTAGAGAGGATTTTGACAGTTTGAAGCAGCTATTCTGCAGTTTTGGAGAAGAATTGATAGCAGAAACTGAGGTGGAGAAAGCGGCTGAGATAGTGGAGGGAGTGATGGCACTAATGGGAATGAGTACTGAACAATTGATGGAAAACTTAAGTACCTTATCAAATGAGACAAGTGGAATAGGAGTCATTGGTAATGCTCAGAAGTTGCCAATGCCACCAACTACAGGAAAGTGGAATAGAGCAGACCCCAACACAATATTGAGGGTATTGTGCTATAGAAATGATCGAACTGCAAGTAACTTCTTAAAAAGGACATTCCAAATAGCAAAGAGGAGATGA
- the LOC114389675 gene encoding pentatricopeptide repeat-containing protein At1g12775, mitochondrial-like, with the protein MSFSFSLSRRLSSSPSLSIPNFPPFLPNPTFPLCFHSQPPSIENVVDDTVSQFNRLLLVRHTPPIIEFGKILGYLVKMKHYPTAISLSRQMEVKGIEPNLVTLNILINCFCHLGQMAFSFSVLGKILKLGYQPDTITLNTLMKGLCLKGEVKRSLHFHDKVVAQGFQMNQVSYGTLLNGLCKIGETRCAVKLLRMIEDRSTRPDVVMYSTIIDGLCKDKIVNQAYDFFSEMNARGIFPNVITYSTLIWGFCLAGQLMGAFSLLNEMILKNINPNVYTYNILIDALCKEGKVKEAKKLLAVMMKEGVKLDVVSYNTLMDGYCLVGEVQNAKEIFQIMVQTGVNPNVCSSNIMINGLCKSKRVDEAMNLLREMLHKNMVPDTLTYNSLIDGLCKSGKITFALDLMKEMHHKGQPADVVTYNSVLDGLCKSQNLDKATALFMKMKKWGIQPNKYTYTALIDGLCKGGRLKNAQKLFQHLLVKGCCIDVRTYNVMISGLCKEGMFDKALAMKSKMEDNGCIPNAVTFDIIIRSLFEKDENDKAEKLLHGMIAKGLL; encoded by the coding sequence ATgtcattctcattctcattgtcAAGAAGGTTAAGCTCTTCTCCCTctctttccatcccaaactttcCTCCTTTTCTTCCAAACCCCACTTTCCCTCTTTGCTTTCACTCTCAGCCTCCAtccattgaaaatgttgttGATGATACTGTTTCCCAGTTCAACCGCCTTCTCCTTGTGCGTCATACCCCACCCATCATTGAATTTGGCAAGATTTTAGGATACCTTGTAAAGATGAAGCATTATCCTACTGCCATTTCCCTTTCTAGACAAATGGAAGTCAAAGGAATTGAGCCAAATCTTGTTACTTTGAACATCCTCATCAATTGTTTCTGCCACTTGGGCCAAAtggccttttctttttctgtattgggcaaaattctaaaattaggTTATCAGCCGGATACCATAACCTTGAATACACTCATGAAAGGTCTATGTCTCAAGGGTGAGGTCAAGAGATCACTGCACTTTCATGACAAGGTCGTAGCACAAGGATTTCAGATGAACCAGGTTAGTTACGGGACACTGCTCAACGGACTATGTAAAATAGGAGAAACGAGATGCGCCGTCAAGTTGCTGAGAATGATTGAAGACAGATCAACTAGGCCTGATGTGGTAATGTACAGCACCATCATTGATGGCTTATGCAAAGATAAAATTGTAAACCAggcttatgattttttttctgaaatgaATGCTAGAGGAATTTTTCCTAATGTTATTACTTACAGTACTCTAATATGGGGCTTTTGCCTTGCGGGTCAGTTGATGGGAGCATTCagtttattaaatgaaatgatATTGAAAAACATCAACCCGAATGTTTATACCTATAATATATTGATTGATGCATTATGTAAAGAAGGAAAGGTGaaagaagcaaaaaaattattagctgTAATGATGAAAGAAGGGGTAAAACTTGATGTTGTTTCTTATAATACTTTAATGGATGGGTATTGTTTAGTTGGTGAAGTGCAGAATGCAAAAGAGATATTCCAGATTATGGTCCAAACAGGAGTAAATCCTAATGTTTGTAGCTCCAATATCATGATTAATGGATTATGTAAGAGTAAAAGGGTGGATGAGGCCATGAATCTCCTAAGAGAAATGCTGCATAAAAATATGGTTCCTGATACATTGACGTATAATTCTCTTATTGATGGTTTGTGTAAATCAGGGAAAATTACTTTTGCTTTGGATCTTATGAAGGAGATGCACCACAAAGGTCAACCAGCTGATGTAGTCACCTACAATTCCGTATTAGATGGTTTATGCAAAAGCCAAAATCTTGACAAGGCAACTGCACTAttcatgaaaatgaagaaatgggGAATTCAGCCAAATAAGTACACATATACGGCACTTATTGATGGATTATGTAAAGGTGGAAGACTTAAGAATGCACAAAAGCTTTTTCAACATCTCTTGGTTAAAGGCTGTTGTATAGATGTCCGGACATATAATGTCATGATCAGTGGGCTTTGTAAAGAGGGCATGTTTGATAAAGCTTTGGCCATGAAGTCAAAAATGGAAGACAATGGTTGCATCCCTAATGCTGTAACTTTTGACATCATTATTCGTTCTCTTTTTGAGAAGGATGAGAATGATAAGGCCGAGAAACTTCTCCATGGAATGATTGCTAAAGGCCTATTGTAG